Genomic window (Peromyscus maniculatus bairdii isolate BWxNUB_F1_BW_parent chromosome 10, HU_Pman_BW_mat_3.1, whole genome shotgun sequence):
TTCAACCCTTTttgcagaagaggaaactgaggctccggAAGAGCCAGGGAATGGCAGGCTGTAGGAGTCCAGATCCTCTGACCCCGTGGCTAGTGCGCCGCCGTCATGGCAGACGGCTAACCATGCACTTGGCTTgtgcccccagcagcccccccccccacagtgttgtgtgactttggacaagtCCCTAGCCCTCTCCTGAGCCCAGTCTCCTGCCCAAGCCGAATAAgaactaaaccctttccttcaGACCCCAGCTCCGCATCCCATGACCAGTGTTTCCCAGAGTTGGTGGGGTCGCCGCGACCCTCACTCCCACGCTCACCCAGGTAGCGCACCCACGTGTCCCGGTAGAGGTCGCGCTCGGCGCCCTGCCGCTGCTGCTCCGACATGACTTCCCCAGCACGGTCCGAGTCACTGCAAGGTAGAGCCTCGCCACCACCTCCGTCCCCACCAGCACTGCGCTAACACCAGTCAAGGACCCGCCAGAAGTCCGACGCTGAAGGACAGGTCGGTCTATCGCCACTGCAGGGAGTGTCTGAAAATTGCCTTGTACACCCAAGCCCCTCTCCGAGGCTTGGATCTTGCAGATAGTCGTGTTTTCTCCGAGCAGTTAATGCAAAACTCCCCCAGGCGTGATTAGTTTTTGGAGCGAAACAGGTCGGGGTTCCAATCTGAGGATGGTATCTTAGGCGTGGGAGTTGTTGCAAAGGTGTATTTCTCTAAGCCTCACCTGGTGTATAAACGCGAGGCACGCCAGTATTCGCTACTTTAGACAGTCACAAGGACTAATTGTGACAGGCATCATGTATTCAGCCAACTCGGGTTTGCTTCCTTAAGCTCTTGCACTAGCATCgggtcccattttacagagggaAAATAGAGGCCCAGAGAGGAAGGTCACTCTCCTGACTCACACTGGGATATGGATCTAGACTAGGTGTTTTCAGGTCCCATGCTCTGAAAGCGGATTCAGCAACCGAGGCAGGCAGAGTCAATGGTGAATGCTCTAGAGAGGTGGGGGCCAAGACCTCAGGCCCTCCCCTGCAGTGCATGCTTATCGTTGATACGCTCTGAGCTAACTGGATCTTCTTGGGGCCAGTCATCAAATGAATGACCAAATTAATCAGGCAAGAAGTCAAGGTTTGGCAAACAGAACTCCAGGGAAATGAGCAGAATAAAAAGGAGGGAGTTAGGGAAAAGCACTCTGGGATAGCAGAGAGGCAATGGTGTGTTCCCTGGAGACAAATTCTAGTGTGTCACCTTGGAGATGTTAGGCTCCCCCTCTCCAAATCCCAGGGTCCATGTTAGTAAAACAAAAcgtatgaggctggagagatcgctcagtgGCTAACAGCGCTTCCCAGAACTACACAGGtgactcacagtcacctgtaactccaccttcaggggatctgacacgtctggcctccacaggcatccacACGCGTGATATACActcacatagagacacacacacacataaatacaaattgtCTTACAGCTTTTCAAAAGTCAGACACGGTGgtgaatgcttttaatcccaaaatttaggaggcagaaacaggcggcATTACATGAGTTCGAGACCAGAttgtctacatagggagttccaggcctggccagggctacatagtttgtttgttgttttttttttaaatctttgcaaCAATTCCAGGTGGTTAAGAACAGAGTTTCTTCTGTACAGCTcttttagcatttcttttttttttttttttttttgcccagtgacTAAAGATCCGAAAGGTTGATACCGACTCCCTTTGGAGGTCACCGTTTTCAGCCTGCGTCCTCATCGGATCTTGAGGGTCAGGGGGAACAGGGCCCAGCGCGGGTGGGGAAGGTGGATCAGTCTGCAGGCCCTGAAACACCGGCAGTGCTGGAGTGGAATTAGGAGACGGTCCCTAAAACCACGTGACGCTaatcccctgcctccctcccacttAGTACCCGTTGCAGACGCAGCACACGCTAGCCGCAGCCGGTCCGCGCGGACGAACCACCCAGCACGTCTGGAACCACCGAATGGGGCGGAGCCTCCGCCCTCACCGTGAAGGCTGTCGGGAGCATCTTCATGCCATGAACAAAGATGGCGGACGAACCTCACTAGCTGAACCAATCAGAAGACAACCTGGTAGGGGACTTCGGGGAAAGTTCACGCGAGAGGAGAGGAACAGACCGCCtctgtgtgcgcacgcgcgtcaTCTCAGCCCGAGTCCGCTGCTTGGCTTCTGAGATGGGGAAGTTTGCATCTAGTGTCAAGAGACCGCTCGGAAGCCGGCGACGGGCAGTGAATTCTGCAGCCTTCGctttgaaaattgttttattcattggtTAATGTACCTAACAGCATTGTAAACCAAGGCCAGGAAATGCGCCTGAGATATGTGCCTAGATCCTGGGTAGCGTCGGCTCTCCGGTCGCGAGCGCTGCACCTGCTCAGTGCTCCCTCTGCTTAGTGAATGAGTCCTCAGGCTGGGCCGGGGCCTCGTTCCGAGGAGAAGGGGGGTCCCCGCAAGGGCCTGGGGCCGCGTTCCAGGCATTCTGGGCGGTCTGTAACCTGGCGTTCGCTCGCAAGTTGTGTAGGGTCAAGAGCTGCTATTGCAAGGTCGCTTGTGGCCGCCCCGCGCCCCTGGCTCACATGCTTGCCTGACGTGTGGCCACCTTCCCGGGCAGCCTCCCTCCCTGGGTGCTTGTGTTCACAGGCAAGAGGAACCCACTGCTGCCCTTACACGCCGCCCCAGAGAAGGGCCTGCCAAGCCCTCGCTCAGGTCAGGCAGGAGACTGGTTCTCAGGCACTGTGGGAGCCTCAGACTGGGAAGTGCCCACTTCTCATTCTTGGGTAGGGCTGCTCAGGTAGTGGCTTCCTTCGTGAGAGGCTTAGGACCCACCCACAGCCTCCTTGGCCCTTTCAGATCTGTGATCCCTGAGGGTAATTACCCTTGTGCTTTTGGAAGGTTTCACTTTTCCACTGGACAACAGTGGCTAGGTACCCGAGTCCCACAAAACTCCGGGCCCCTGGCAGCCAGTGGGGCCCAGGAGTCGGTGAGGTTCtcaagggaagagagaagctcTCCATTTGCCTTCCAGTGCTGATTTGGGTCACCCCTGAGACTTGGGGGGCGGGAGAAGATACTCAAGCCTTTTACAAAAAGTTTGGAAGAGCTCTGGATTCCCATCACGTGTTTAGCAGCCGGCTCCCTTGCAGCCATCATTACGATCATGGAGGTTTGTTCCATGTTCATTTCGGAGCAAGTGTCGCCCCAGCAGCTGGCTTCCCTGAGTGTGACATGCCaatctcttcccttctttctaatTTCTTCCCTGCTGCCATCCTGGGTACCCTTCCCCTCCCTGTCTCAGCTGTCGCTGGACGGGTGAAGTTGGCAAGTCTCCAAGGGTAGACATTTCAGACAGTCTCTGGAGACCCCTTAGCAGTCTGGTGACAAGGACCCACTCTAGCTGTTCGTCCTCTTTGGGAGTCTCCTGTGCGGTCTGAAGTCTTCCCTCCAGCCCAGTTTCTTCGGGCTACTAGATTGTAGGAAAAGTGACTACTACAAGAAACTGAGCGGGGCAGGCCTGCCGCTGCCGGAGGAGCTGTTATTTGGGGGCGGGCGCCCCCTGCTGGTTCATCTTCTCCTCTGCTGCTTTGTCTGGAAGCAGGACCTCCACAGTGAAACTGACTTTCTTGGCATGGATGAAGCTGTAGGTGTTGTCAAACCGCAGGACATCTGAGGgagcagaaaaagaaacattcagGCAGTTCCCACCGGGAGGTGACCGAGCAAGACCGTGTGGTGGGAGATGGAGGTGAAGGTAGAATAATAGTCCTCGGCCTTCTGGAACTCAGTCTCACTGGGTTGACAATGTGttcataaagtagaaaaaaaaaatgtgtgacaCAGCACAGGCCTAGTGAGATGAGTCACAGAGAGACTCACATCTGTAACAGCTTGGAAGAAAAAGGCCTTCAAGACCCAAAGTCATGGCTTCTTCAGACCAGCAGAATAATGTTAGGAGCCACAGTGTTTGTGATGATGCTGTCTATGTGTGAAGGCACAGGCTTTGTAGTCTATATGTGTGATCACACTCTTCCTCACAACAACTCTGAATTCAGCAGTAGTCCCGCTTGGCATCCGCTAAAAGGGTTTGATGTCACACAGTGAGGCAATGGCGGGGTTGGACTTTCCCTCTGGTTTGCATCCCTGCCCATAGTCCTGCCTGATTTCAACCCAGGGAAGCCCGGCCCATTCCATTTCTCTGCAGAATGTATGAACCAGGTGCTTACCCTCTAGGAAGAGTACTGGGGTAAGGAAAGGGTGCTCCCTGCATGCCTGCCCATAATGATAAAAGGATGGGCTGTTCACCAAAGGAGAGTTGCCCAAGCAATCTGTGCTGTAATCCATGTACTGGAACACTGTTCTGATATAAAGTGTTGTGATCCATAGACTGGAACACTGTTCTGATATAAAGTGTTGTGATCCATATACTGGAACACTGTTCTGATATAAAAAGAAAGAGCTTAGCTGGacatgggggcacacacctgtaatccaacacTTAGGAAGGTAAGgaggtttgagaccagccttggctatgtaCTGTTTGAGTCCAGCTACGTCGACAACGGAGGGGGCGTAGGGGAGAGTGTCTAAGATACAtgcagaagacaaaaaaaaactgcagaaCAGTTTGtaacatttttgttaatttatgtgTAAAAATAATCTTTTGGGGGGAAAGCTTTTTTATTTGTCTCCACTTTGAGGTTCTCTGTGCTAGCACCTGGGAGCGACACTGTTCTAAAGGGAAGGTTTTCTCACACCCTGGGGTGAGCTTCACACTGCCAGACTTTCTGCAAACAGTCACCGAATAAGAGGCATGGTCCTTGCGAGTGGGACTGTGCAGGTCCTTGCCAGGCTTGTTGCAGAAGTGCGCCTCTAAAGGGACGGACAGCACAGCGTTTGGTAGGCTGGCAGGTGAGAATGCTGTTGGCAAGGACAGTTTCCTCTAGGCGGGGGCAAGGGCACAGTTGGCAGGGACAGCTTCTCGGCCTTGGCAACTGAACAGGCTTGCTTTCACCCTCACCCGGTTTCTTTGCAAGCTTGTTCTGTCCCGCTCAAATGCCCCTTCAAGACAGCTAAGCATGAACACGGAAGCTCCAGCATTGCCCTTCTGCGCTGCTCTTCTCTCGCTTTCTCGGGGCCTGTCCCTTCCCTCACCCCGGGATGAACTGCTTTGGGCCAGCAGTCAGCAACGCGCCTACTCCTTTCTCCTGGTGTCAAGTGTCAGTTTTCTGTTTCCCACCTCTACCAGAGAACCTGCAGATCACACACTCCCTTCCTCTGGGCATCCAGAGTTCACCGTACATTGATCTCCTTAGACCAGGATTGAGATGCTTTGCTCAGCAAAATATCTGCCCTCGGACACAAGGAAGGGCTTTGTAGGAGGCACAGGCACAGGGGAAGTGCAATCACTGAGGCTCCAGGGCCCGCACGCACGGCTCAGTGTGACATTAGTCATGTATTCACAGGCTCATGGAGTCCGTGGGGGCCCTCCAGTCAAGGGCTTCTCAACACGTGTTGGGTAATTGGCCCCTTTGAGAACCTTCAGGTATCAAGGGCCGTGTCCCAAAGGGAAAGATGCTGTTCTTTAGGGAAGCAGGGGGATGGGTGTCATCTTGCCCTCCCATGTGTTAGTGAATATAAATTCTAGGTCTGGGGCTTggggttagagcacttgcctagcatgcaggaagccctgggttgaaTCCTTGGTGCCTCATAATTATTATATTCAAATTGacttccttttgtttctcttttatattaCAGATAGAGTACAttggttttaaaattatatgtgtagGTGGGTTACATTATCTGTGAGTCATGGGAACAATAGACATTATTTATAAGAAGGATTCAGAAGCACTTCTCTGGGGAGTTCCTAGGCCCCAGAAGGAAATCCGCACTAGCCTACTCCCTCATTTCACAGCGAGGGAAAGCCAAGTCTATTCTTTAGagctacttgctgggaacactcTGGGAGAGGTTGTGGAAAGCTAGACATTCTCAGCTAGCAGGCAGCGGTGCCCAGCGGGTCTCTTCTCCCAGCACCGTCTGGCCCCTTCCTACAGTGTCTCAGATCTTCCTGTCCACATTGTATCCTGCTCAAAgtccatttcattcttttctcccttctttccatcCTTCGGTGAGCGTTCCACACAGTAGGCGCTCAGAAAGTAATTGGGAGAAGGTGAACCCCACCAAAATGTTGGCCTCCCCTCAGTACACCTGAACAAGGGGCAGAGAAGCCCAGGCAAGGCTGTGTTCCTACCATTGGAAGTGGATGTACCCCAAGGTTTAATTCTCTAGCAGTGGTCATGCTCCTTGCAGGGGTTACCTGGTCCTCAGAGGCATTGCCCTCCCACAGGTGAGCTTTTACCTAATCCTCAGATCTCCAGGCCCTGGTCTCAACAACCCTGCCTCCTAATGACTTCTGACCCTACCTCACTGCCTTTCCATCTGGGGAGGGGAATTTCATCCTGTGGCCTGACTCTGCTCCTCCATCGAATAAGCAGATCCCAGGCAGGTAAGGGTTCTTGTGGGGAACAGATCCAGGaagcattaaaataaattgaagactTAGTTCCCATCCTGGTTATGTTAAAAGGCTGTTTATCCTTCAGATAAACAGTGCTGGGGCCCTCCTGCTACCTCCCTGGCCTTTGAGGAAGTACTTCCTTGACCTTTGTCACAGCAAGGATAAATGCCTTTTCTCTCAGACACTCTGTGACTAGGAGCCTCTAGTACCTTCTCTTGGCATCCATGCTAACTACTTGATAGGAGAGAAAACATCTCTTATCTGTGCCTCAGCTGCTAAAGAAAAATCTACCGTGTGAGTGTAAAGTGCTTTCTCCTTTGTGGATGACAGTGCCTGGGCTGTGCCAACCCTTGTTCTGGGTGCAGCACAGAGTATGCTCGCCCCTGCGACTTGGCTGCTCACTATCACGGGTGATCCTGCTCCTCAGGGAGCCGGATTGCGCCCATTGTAGCCGTGGGGAGGGAGTACCAGCACTGCAGGGTGCTGGATGGGAGGGAAGAAGCAGATAACTGGGGAGTTAGTGCTGACCCCTCAGCAGCGGAGCCCAAGGAGTCTCCCGTCTTGCCCCATGGTCCCTGGGGACAGTCCTGCTCTCCTAGTTGCCCTAACAATAGCAATAATGATGGTGGCCGGTGCCGAGTTACATGCTCTGTCTCTGGCATCATACCCCTCGCCTCACAGATCTCATCAGGTGTGAGCTGGCACCTCTGTAAGATCCCAGTTGCAGCAATCGGGAGACACACTTAGGAAGGCTGAGTCCTTTGCCCAAGTTCACGCACTAGCCCATGGTCAAGTCCAGCTCAGATCTGAGCGTAATTCCCTTGCTTGTCGCTTTTCTGCCCATGGTCTCCTGGCTCTGTCAGGAAGAAAACTAGAAATTGCCTGGCTTGTGTGTAGCTAGTGTGTTGGTGCTTTTTTCACTGTACTACATAACACTGTAAAACATATTTGCAGAAACAGAGGCAAATGAAATCCCTCTGTAAGCCCTCGTACCCTCATTAGTGTggatttcccagaattcctttctGTTTATGCACTGTCCCCCTCAACCTCAGTGAATATGTGCCACACATGCTGTGTTTCGTGTTTACCTGCTTAACATGAATTAACCTCTTAACTGTCAGTGTGTTCTCTTTAATGACTACATGGTGTTCTGTTGTATGGATGGACCTTCCTATGGCCATGTGCTGTGTGGCTGGCTTTCTGGGCTGCTAGGAGCTTCTTGGTACCCCTGGCTTTATGTGTTTGTAATGGTTTCTGTAGGACACATTTCAGAAGTAGGATTCTGGGTCTAAAGGGGTTTTAACCAATGCCAAATGAGCTCCTCTAAGTGCTTTCGTTGTGTGTAAGCTGCCGTCTTGTGTCCTGTACCTGCTCTTTAGTCAACCTGGAGGTGGGTGGTTCTCAGGGTGTTCAAGGCTGGcatttgcgggggggggggggggcatgctgtGCCTTGTGAGATCCTTACACCCCCACAGTCAGTTCTGCCTCTCGGGCTTCTAGGGGACAAGCATCccttaaaaatgtctgtctgctGTCTCAGGCCTAGTTAGCCTTGGACAAAGCCTGTgcggcccaggctggcctcaacttcaggcctgcttcagcctcctaagtgttgggattacaagtgtgctccaccatgcccagcttccaaaAGCAGGAGTTCTGAGCCCGGTACTTACCTGTTATGGCAATCACCTCTACTTGGGAATATCAGAGGAGAGTCCCGCCCTGCTGTGAACTATCTGGCCCCCCTTAAGGAAGTCACTGCATCTCTCCAGATCTagttttcctcctctgtgtcagGAGAGGTGACCTCATAGAGTGCCCCTTCCTGTTCTGACACTGAGGTGACCCGTGCGCTGAGGAAGAGGTGTGGTGTAAGCAGAAAGGTGATGGCGTTCACGTGTTGCCAGGACCCGGATACTTACAGATGCCTGGCTCACTGCAGGTGAGGGTCCCGTCCTCAGGAACCATGTGGGAATTGTACCTCTGGCTGGGCAGCACCTCTGTCATCTCCCCTGCCCGCTGCCGTTCCCCCATCTTGGTCTTCAGGAAAATCCCAAAACCCACGTCTGATCCCTCCGACATAAACTGCCACCTGCAGAGGAcatccacctgtgtgtgtgtccgtgcccATGGCGACTGGGTTTCTTGCATCCCAGACCAGCCACTGGCACTGACAAAAGCTCAGGTCCCTGGAAGCACCCAGCCTTACCTGAGCACACAGCCCGGGAAAAGGATCTCGTACTCCACCTGGTGGGAGGAGCCTCGGGAGATCTGCACGCTGTGCTCATACTGCTGGTTCACCTGGTCCCGCACGTAATACTGCTTGGGGATGTCACCCCCATAGTTGATCTAGAAGCAGAGCACAGGGTGAGTTGGGGTGCCCACCTGAGCAAAGACTCTCCCCGTTGACCTCCAGCTGGTGGCCCATACCTTGGATTTACACTTGGGGTTTCCATCAGGGTCGGTCATAGTGCCTCCATACTCCACGGGCAACTGTTCAGGGCTGACATGTTTGAGTAAAACCTCCTTCCAGTTCGCTGGCAGGAGAGGGAAGGACAGAAAGGTGTCACTAGGCAGGACTTCATACCCggtggtcagccctgaagagGCAGAAAAGGCTGGCCCTGCCTTCAAAGGAAGCATCATGGGTTGGTCATGGTGTACAGTTGGGCGCTCAAGGGGCTGCAGGCAGGAGAAccgttagtttgaggccagccttggctccatagtgagactgtgtctcggAGGAAAATGGAGTACTTCATGAGCACGTGGTGCATACACAGCACTACACAGAGTTAGAAAGAGCCATTACCCAGAGAACAACGCTACCTGGTCCAGGATTCAGAATCCTGGGCTGCTGTCATGGTGACCGACCACCAGCTCAGCAACCTTAGGGACCCGCTTCATCCTGAGCTGCCTACTGCGTGCAACTGTGAAGGCAGCTAAATGAACTGAGGATGCACGGGAGGACTTTGTAAATTACTATATTACCACACCCAGGAAACGAtacaaacattcaaataaaagccggatggggatgggggatggagggGTCATGGAGAGGAGCATGCTGCAGGGCCAGAGAAGTCTTAAATCACATGTTCttatccagttacactgaactccTGTCTTCTCCTACACTGGCTGAATGAGTACCCCGCTGGAGAGTGACCCCTCAAATGGGCTGGCATGGCTTGACCCAGCCAACCTCA
Coding sequences:
- the Sec14l2 gene encoding SEC14-like protein 2 isoform X3, with product MLRKHVEFRKQKDIDNIISWQPPEVIQQYLAGGRCGYDLDGCPVWYDIIGPLDAKGLLFSASKQDLLRTKMRDCELLLQECANQTTKLGKKIETITMIYDCEGLGLKHLWKPAVEAYGEFLSMFEENYPETLKRLFVVKAPKLFPVAYNLIKPFLSEDTRKKIMVLGANWKEVLLKHVSPEQLPVEYGGTMTDPDGNPKCKSKINYGGDIPKQYYVRDQVNQQYEHSVQISRGSSHQVEYEILFPGCVLRWQFMSEGSDVGFGIFLKTKMGERQRAGEMTEVLPSQRYNSHMVPEDGTLTCSEPGIYVLRFDNTYSFIHAKKVSFTVEVLLPDKAAEEKMNQQGAPAPK